GACAGGGAAAAGCTTGGAGGCAACCCTCGACCTCTCTCCCACACTCGAGCGTTTCGAGAAGTTCTTGACGCCTGCTCGCTCCAGGACCTTCACAGCTCTGGTGAGTTTTTCACTTGGGTTAACCGTCGCTCACCTGAAGACATAATATTTGAGAGACTTGACCGCTTAGTGGCTACAGTTGAATGGCGGTTGCTATACCCAGCAGCCCGTGTTTGTTCCCTTGATTTCTACCATTCGGATCATAGGCCTTTACTTCTTGACCTTGGAGGCCAACTTCGGTCCACTGCTCGACCAAAGCACTTGTTTCGGTTCGAACAACATTGGGTAACAGAGAAGGACTTCATAGACGTGGTACGTAGGGGATGGAATAAAAGTGATCAAGCTATTACACTTCCTAACCGAATCCGAGGGTGTAAGGAAACTCTGAGAGTATGGGTTGGAAACAGGTTTGGTAAACTCCCTAAACAACTTCAAGATAAGCGTAAACACCTGAATTACTTGAGAACTCATGATCGGTGGCACACCTCAGTTGATCGAATTCTCGAGCTTGAGCGAGAGGTGGAGATGTTGGCGACGAAAGATGAGCTTTATTGGAAGCAAAGAAGCAGGGTCAACTGGCTTAAGCATGGCGATAGAAACTCTAAATATTTTCATGCTTCGGCGGCAGCAAGGAGATCTAGAAATCATATTCATGGTCTTGTCTCGGCACATGGGGACTGGTGCACAGAGATGAGGAGCATGGCTGAGATCGTTGAGGACTACTTTACTCAACTATTCCAATCTGATAACCCCACAGAAAATGATAGAAACCAGATTTTGGACTGTGTGAAGAAGACAATCGACGATCACACAAATTCTGTACTGTGTACTCCTTTCACAGCGGCTGAAGTGAAGAAGGCGATGTTTGATTTACATCCCGACAAAGCTCCAGGACCAGATGGTATGTCTGCtttcttctttcaaaaattctggGATGTGACAGGTGAAGAGGTCTCGTATGCCATATTAAAAATACTCAATGAGGGGGCGCCTCTTTCGGACTGGAATGACACAATAGTTACTCTTATACCGAAGATTCAGAATCCCATGACTCTGAAAGATTTCCGACCGATAAGTCTTTGCAATGTCTGCTATAAAGTAGTTGCTCGGTGTTTGACAAATAGGTTCAGACCTATTCTTAAGAATACGGTGAATGAGTTCCAGAGTGCATTCGTACCCGGCAGATTGATTTCTGATAACATTATTCTCAGCTTTGAAACTTTACACTGGATCAGAAGCAGAAAACAAGGACCAGAAAGGGTATGGTGCTCTAAAACTTGACATGAGCAAAGCTTATGATAGAGTGGAATGGGGATTTCTGGAAGGCATGATGATCCGGTTGGGATTTTCACCTATTTGGGTGGAGAAGATCATGAGGTGTGTGCACACTGTCCGATACTCCTTCTCCTTAAATGGTGAAGTCAGTGGAAATGTCATTTCAGGCCGCGGGTTAAGACAGGGAGACCCTCTTTCCCCTTATTTATTTGTATTGTGTGCTCATGGTTTATCATCTGCTCTCATATCTCTTGAACAACGCCGTCTATTAACAGGAGTTCGCATTGCCTCATCATGCCCTGCCATTACTCGCTTGTTCTTTGCTGATGATAGCCTGCTCTTTTTCAGAGCGACATTGGGAGATTGTAAGGCCATCCGGAACTGCTTATCTTCTTATGAGAAGGCCTCGGGACAACTAATTAACTTTGAGAAGTCCTCGCTCTCTTTTAGTCCGAATACTGATCCGCAGCTGGCAGAAATTATTAAGTCGAGACTGGCCATTTTGATAGTGCAAGGGCATGAGGTCTACCTTGGACTCCCAGTGTTTTCTACTAGAAGCAAGAAACTACAGTTCAGATATCTTGTGGAGAGGGTTGTGAAACGAATACAAGGGTGGGCAACAAAAATTTTCTGCTGGGGGTAAGGAGATTATGATAAAATCAGTGCTGCAGTCAATACCCACCTATGCTATGTCCTGTTTTCGAATCCCAAAATCGGTTTGTGCAGAGATAGAGCGTGAATGCCCTAACTTCTGGTGGGGTGTTAGTGAGGGAAAGAGAAGAATGCACTGGAAATCATGGAAAGCCCTGTGTCAGCCTAAGTGTTGGGCTGGGTTGGCTTTTCGACATCTTGAAACTTTTAATAAGGCATTGTTGGCAAAGCATATATGGCGTCTGTTAGTAGACCCGGGATCATTAGTTGGTCGTGTGCTTAAAGCTAGATACTTTCGGTACCAAGATATCATGGAGGCAGGCCTTGGCAGTAACCCATCGTATATCTGGAGGTCATTGTTATGGAGCCGTTCTCTACTGGACATAGGGCTGTGTTGGCATGTGGGCAACGGAGCAAATATTAACCTATTTGGGGATAGATGGATTCCTAAATCAATAGGCAGAATCTCTCAACCTCCGAATCAAGACAACAGAAAGGTGAGCGACCTTATTGATGATGGGAGCTGGAAGGTATCGCTCGTACAACAGCTTGTTTCCCCTCATCTGGTGCATGATATATTGGCCATTCCCCTACCAGTGACGCCACATGAGGATTTCCGATTCTGGATATTTGATGCGAAAGGCAAATATACTGTCCGAGAAGGGTATAAGGCAGCCTCAGGCTTCTATGATTCGCCGTTGTCCAGTTCGAGCATTAAAATGAAAAGTTGGTGGAAATTCCTATGGGCTCTCGCGATCCCGCCGAAAGTCAAGATATTCTGTTGGAGAGTGTTACATGATATCATTCCTACGGAAAGAAACCTGCAGAATCATCACGTCCAAGTAGCCGACGTGTGTCAGCTGTGTCAGGCGAGTTGGGATACATCGGGCCATGCATTATTCGCATGCGCCGCCATTAAATCTTGTTGGAAAGAAACTCGCTTCCGGCCGCTCTTGAAACAGGTCTATCATTTGGAAGTGTTCGATATATTCTTGTGGATGAAGGATAAGCTTAGTAAGATAGAGTTTGAAGTGTCTGCAATGCGTACCTGGGCGACGTGGAGTGAAAGATTGCGGTTGATTTACAAGAATCAGGGGAGGTTGGAAATTACTAATACAGATTGGAGTGAAATTCTGCTGAATGACTTCCAACTGGCTCAAGCTGCTCTATCAACTTTGGCTGTTAATGTAAAATGCTCGTCTCCTGCAGTGTGGAGGCCGCCTCCAGAACACAAGCTCCGGTTAGATGTTGACGCGGCCTACATAGAGGAATCTAACAGCTGTTCAATTGGAGGAGTGGTGAGGAACCACGAGGGACAACCAATAGTAGTTTTTGGACAGAAGATTGACATGCCACAGTCGGTGATATGCGCCGAGCTTCTCGCTATTCTCGGGGGTATAAAACAGGCCCAAATGCAGAACTTAGAGATTCATCATGTGCCTCAGATTCTCTCCTTGCCGTGCAAGCAGTCACAACTGCGGAAGAGAATCTTAGCTATTCAGGATCCATTGTTATAGAAATAAAACTTTTACTCATGAATTCTTGGAATAGCACATCACTTTTTCATGTTCGTCGATCGGCAAATGTGGTTGCCCATTCGATAGCATCTTTTGTTATTTCTTCCAACTCTCAATTTGTTTGGGAGATAGAAGATTTTCCCGTATGGTTGATTCATCTTGTAACTAAGGACTTATTGCCTGCAATAAATTACAAGTGTtaaccataaaaaaaaaaaaaaaacaatgtttttaatctattgttaaaatgttattgtaACTTTAAAAAAACAACGTTTTTAATTTGTTGCAAAACCGTTGTAGATCATAtaatacaatattttttaagcgttgtaaaaccgttgtcgtagctcaCACAacacaatatttttttaaagattaCGAAACGGTTGTCTTTGTTATctaagacaacgatttttatcCGCTGTCGTTGGCCGGATTTTTAACAACAATGACTACGACATCATTTTTTCAGCCTAAAAACCACGGATAAAAATTTATGGTTTTTCTTCTGGTGGGAGGGGGCATATTCTTCATTAAACTGCTGACTTGGCCAAACCTGCGCCGCAAACGAATTAATAATTGCAAACCGAGAAAGGTCTTTTCTGTCCTCCAATCTCTACATTTCTGCTGGTTCGTCGAAGACTATTTTGAATGCAAATTTCAACACATTTTTCCTCATCGACAAATTACTCTCCATATATACTCACACATATATCTTCCAATGGAAACCAAACCATTTCTCATTCTTTTCTTCACTCTAATATTAGTCGTCCTACACAGGAAGCCATCCCAATCTCTTTCAATAGCTAACGAGCTTATTCTGAGGAACAATCCAAGCATAGACAGAAGCCATTTCAATGCAAGCAACCATTTTCATAAAGCGAAAGTTCATCCACAACAAGGGATGAAAGAAAGTGATAGGATCCATAGATTGCCCGGACAGCCCGATGTTAAGTTCAAGCAATACGGCGGATACGTTACCGTGAATCAAACCGCCGGTCGAGCTTTCTTCTATTACTTTGCAGAAGCTCAAAATTCGGATAAGCCATTGCCTCTTCTTCTCTGGCTTAATGGAGGTATTTggcttcttttcttttttttcccaaaaatctagtttattttttgaataaaatttgGTTTTGTTAGGTAAGATTTAGGTGATATGTTTTCAATTCATGTTATTTTATGTGGAATTCACAGTGATATTTCCCTTTAGCTTTCCTATCTCAGGTTGGCACTAATTCATTTTCAGATggtatgattattattttttatccatggaaattaaatatatatcccACCTAAAGTTCAAAAACTTTTTGAATACAGTACATCATGATATTATAATACTCTATtaatttaaattcaaatgtCATATTAGTAAtgttacgatttttttttttgggatttataTACTAAGtaatataaacaaaataacATTGTTTTGATGCATCTACGAATAGGGTTGGTTTATGTGTTTTAGTTACACGAGGGAGTATATCAGTGGCGGAGCCAGAAATATGGCTCTGTCCAGACTAAAATTTTAAGTTCTacaatcttttaatattttatattgatctATCTGGACTAATATCATGTTAttctaaaattatacaaaatttacatataaattttttttaaaaaaattgggtcACTCGAGCTTTAAGAGTGTAGCTCCGCCCGTGGAGTATATAATCCCTCCTGTAATCGGATAGTTAGGTACCGTTTGTATCTATTACTTGGATCAAGTACATTTTGATCTCAATACTTTATAACTAGTAATTCACACCGTTGGACCGGAAACGTCCGACATTGGTAAGTCGGAGACCATTCCGACCACTTTGGCACATCGCAAACAAGAGGGACTAAAACAATCTTCGTCCCAAATGATAGCGACGAAAAATGTAATTATCCCACAAATGGCCACCCTTTTTTGATGCATCTTGACGggattggttttttttttttttttactaagaGTAAAAAGTTCTTGTTTGATTAAGTTGTGGTGCACGTAATTTAAGCTAattgtaattataattttagtAATTTTTTAAAGGAAATTTGAAACCAATATTTTTAGATGGGTCAAAATTAGTGCACTCTTCCCAGAAACAAAAAGGCTTGCATCAAGGAGACATGTTTATTAGTCTCGCAATTTTCTTGGAATTAAAACCCATTTTTTAGCTCATATAATTGGCTTCTTCTtgcatataattaatttaatgttaTGCATGTTGTAACAACCCCTTTTATTTTCTaaatagacaaaaatttgtgtgagacggtctcacgagttgagtcgtattttgtgagacagatatcttatttggtcatcaatgaaaaagtattactttttatgctaagaatattactttttattgtgaatatcggtaaaatTGACTcatatcacagataaagatttgtgatactgtctcacaagagatctactcttttaaataattaattcttaTTATATTTCCATCCAGCTAGAAATAAGTTactataaatttattaaataaatgattttttcaATTGGATTCCagataatatttaataattacttGAAATTGTAGCCGAtgtatttataatataaaatattcgtTGAGTCACGTGGGACTATGATATGTTTATTTCTTTTTCTCTtggaaaataataattaataattatatgtcagaactaattaatcaattattgtTGTAATTGTCTACTACTTGAGAGATTTCGAATTTATTGCGTGACAGGGCCTGGCTGCTCCTCTCTGGCCTATGGAGCAATGCAAGAGCTAGGACCATTTAGAGTTCAAAGCGATGGCAAAACACTCTACACAAATAAATTTGCATGGAATTATGGTACTTTACACACTTTCATCTCCCAATATTAATTAAGCgcaaatattaattttgaattctgttagatttattatttttattcatttttttaaaaattttgttttagCTGCAAATGTGTTGTTTCTGGAATCTCCGGCGGGTGTTGGCTTTTCATACTCGAACACGACGAGAGATATGGTGACCGGAGGAGATACCACAACAGCTATTGATAATTATGTGTTTTTATTGAATTGGCTCGAACGATTTCCGGAGTACAAAAATCGCAAATTCTACATTGCCGGAGAGAGTTATGCTGGTCATTACGTACCCCAATTGGCACACACCATTCTCCATCACAATCAAATGGCAAACAGGAATATTATTAATCTCAAAGGAATATTGGTAAGTTCTGACTTAATTTTTATGGATccaattcaatatttttttctaaaaaatatttgGGAGAAcaaaacttttatttttatttttattataaaaaataaaattttgtcaaaaactaaaaaaataataatagggAGAACAAAACctttattgttatttttattataaaaaaataaaattttgtcaaAACATCATTGTTGATATATTCTCACTGGGACAAACTCGTCACACTTCACTGTAAAATTGACTAATTAGAGGACAAACATCATTCCGTTCCATGAGTCACACATTTGGTCTTAATTGGCCAAAACCGTCACATTATTTGTGATGCAGTGACATAAATATCTCACAATAGGAAGAGAATTAAATTCGATCCTAAGTGATTATTAAAAAAACGTTATTcccatataataaaaaatagccAAAACTTCATTTTAGTAAATTTGTCTTTCATATTTAGTTCGATTTTCGTAGAAGTGTTGTACTGCATGTTGGTAGACATGTTAGCAATATTGACCTCATATCACTACCTCGACAAATCGATTTAAATGTGCAATATAACCAATTTAGAGATTCAAAAGTACCCTATCTAGTCCAATTTTTaggaagattttttttttctcacaaataaatatattttatcaaTATTCTTGTTTTACATGCTCCCACAAAATTTGAAAGATACACTATTATAGAGAATATAGATATATGAATTATTCCCATAATTTTTGAAGAGTTGGAAAAAATATGATGTCTAGTTAAGATTTAAGAATGAAATATGTTGTCTTAAAAACAAATCAAGATCCGCGCGCGATTTTCTGAATCAGAGGTGCAATTGCATGCCCAACCCTATACCAAATGTAACTTTGCCATTGAATGCAACATAATGTTCATATTTTTTCTTGGATGACTATGTACAGATTGGAAATGCTGTGATCAACGACGAGACCGACGAGAAAGGGATGTATGAATTTTTCTCGAGCCATGCCTTAATTTCGGACAACACATTTAACAACATCATGACGTTCTGTGATTTTCTCCCCAACTCTTCAGAAAAATCGAAAAAATGCAGCCAGGCACTCGAAGAAGCAGACGACAACGTCGGCAGCATTGATATTTACAACATTTATGCTCCCTTATGCACTAATTCAAGCATCACCCAAAAGCCTAAGAAAACATCTGTATGTCCATGTgcatatatatctatatatacttACTATATACACTATATAGTTACAAATTTTCATTTAATTTGGAGAACTCTACCCCTTTATTGATCTCGAATTTTTTGCGAAACTTATaatttttcttatattttttaaaattcccTTCCGACATAATTCAACCAGCTTCCATCGACTAAATTTGTGTATTCAATGCATGCTCGAGTTTATCATTTAGTATTTATTAAACattgattaaattttaattCTTATTAATTTTAAGCATATTTTCATTCATTTTTTCCTATTATTATATAGAATAATAATATTCTTacgaattaattatattatatattatgcaGGGAATGAGTACAATTGATCCATGCAGTGACTATTACGTTCATGCATACCTTAATCGGCCTGAGGTTCAGCAGGCTCTCCATGCCAACGTTACGAAACTTAATTATGATTGGGAAGCTTGCAGgtcaattatttttaattaatatccgataataattattattttttacattattatcagtattattaattttaacgGTATGATATGCAAATATTATCATGATTTCGTTCGAAATTTAAATTGCAGCGACGTCCTCAAGAAATGGCTAGACAGCCCTTCGACGGTCATTCCTCTCCTCGAAGAGTTTATGTCGAGTGGACTTCGAGTTTGGATATTTAGGTATGCTATTACAGACCTTTACGTAAAACAGTAGCTAGAGATGATTAATCTTAGTTCGTTCGATGTGATAAATGAAAAAGGCCAAATTTTATTGGGTACTCTTTGTTACAAAAAAAATATGACAaaacacaacaaaaatagaaaagataaaataaaatttaaatttaagaaaACTAATATATATAACGAGtactttttgaataaaatatttaataatttatgttAAGATTGGAGATTAATTATAAGAGGggcttaaataaataatcttaagaatttgtaaatattttagttgagttaGTATCATTGAAATGAAATCCTTGTCAGTTAGGTTATCAGCAAGTCAACAATGAAAACtatgcggaaataaactgattgaaattTTTTGAACAAAATATCTTATATCAAGAACTCAGCTGggcaataaaataaaaattaaatgcaaGTATAGACTTAAATGTAATATGCACatattgtttctggatgttcgtaAACTTTGATACTTTTACGTCACCCTTTCTTCTTTGTTGAAGAATTTTACTAAAAGACTGGTAATTGCAAACAATTTTAAATTACCCACTTCAGTAGGACTTATCACTgtctaactgaaactcttagtttacttcaattttaataaaaaattagcaGTAAGACTTCTTACTCTCAATTACAATGATTTCACAAGAAACTTTCTAAGCACAAATTGATtctcaattgatcaaataataacTTATCAGATAATAACTTATCAACACGTAGCTTTGATCAGTTTGGCTTGTAGAAAGTTTTTCACGAAATTCAGAGGATCAGAGAATTCAAATTATCAAAGACTCGGATAGATTTAAAAGCTTGTCTAactaatctatatatatactccgTGTGCAACAAtcatctttttaaattataatatgtttCCAAATATATATTTCGTTGTTGTCATGTTATCGTCCTTTCTGACAGATTTTGGTAGTGCGCATGAATTCTGACATTCTATTGGAAATCAGAGACTATTGATATGAAAAACTTTAGCGGATATTTCAGTTGGGCTCTGATTCTTAATCACCGAGTATAATGATAATATTAAGAGAATGTTTGGATTTGGGCTAACTGATCGGCTGAAATAATCTGCTATCATTTGGGCTCCATCAGTTTTCATTTGATCAGTTTTCCTATTAGTATCTTTTTTTAACTTAGAATAATGCATTATTAGTTTGCTCGCTAGTCTGTTGGACTCTGATTGACTAATAAAAAATTTGCTCTTGTattttcaattttcttcttgAATTCAGTTTAGTTGGGCTTTGTAATTATTCATTGGATTAACAGCTTTGTTAAATCTAAAAAACTGAAATGTTCTAacgatttttttcctttttgttgTTTGAAAAAATTGAGCTCTTGAATCAAAATACCGAATTCATTAATCAGAATAAAAATTACAACTAGATTAACTTGTCAAAATACAAAGCATGTCTTCTAAATACTATCTTCTATGATTATCTTTCAGAGATCCATAGTGCTCGTCAGTTGGCTTCTTAGACTGATTAGTTGACTTCAGCTGTTCTTTTTTATGAGCCTAACTAGAGGATTCAGCTGGATTTTTTCTTCCCCCTTGTTGTCAACACCAAATGGTGCTTTCGATTAGGCCAGAACACTGAGAGCTAATTCCATCAATCTTCTCATTAAAATTAGCCTGAACTTCCTCAATCTTGGTGGAAATATGAAAATTGTTAGCTTGGATTTTCAAATCGAGAGGAGTAACTGTGGCCGCCTGAGCCTTCTTAATATGCTCTAGTCGAGTAAATATATCAATCATTCCTTTTGATAGGTCTGATACCTCCTTGAGCATCTTGCCCCTGAAAGATTCCAAAGTTTCCTCAGCATTCAAGTTACTCCTTTTGAGAACAGTGAGAGAAGTATAAATAGATGT
This region of Primulina eburnea isolate SZY01 chromosome 14, ASM2296580v1, whole genome shotgun sequence genomic DNA includes:
- the LOC140812712 gene encoding serine carboxypeptidase-like 40 isoform X1, which codes for METKPFLILFFTLILVVLHRKPSQSLSIANELILRNNPSIDRSHFNASNHFHKAKVHPQQGMKESDRIHRLPGQPDVKFKQYGGYVTVNQTAGRAFFYYFAEAQNSDKPLPLLLWLNGGPGCSSLAYGAMQELGPFRVQSDGKTLYTNKFAWNYAANVLFLESPAGVGFSYSNTTRDMVTGGDTTTAIDNYVFLLNWLERFPEYKNRKFYIAGESYAGHYVPQLAHTILHHNQMANRNIINLKGILIGNAVINDETDEKGMYEFFSSHALISDNTFNNIMTFCDFLPNSSEKSKKCSQALEEADDNVGSIDIYNIYAPLCTNSSITQKPKKTSGMSTIDPCSDYYVHAYLNRPEVQQALHANVTKLNYDWEACSDVLKKWLDSPSTVIPLLEEFMSSGLRVWIFSGDTDGRIPVTSTLNSLKQMKLTVKTRWHPWYLAAEVGGYTEVYEGNLTFATVRGAGHQVPSYQPARALSLVMHFLGGTQLPNSSRN
- the LOC140812712 gene encoding serine carboxypeptidase-like 40 isoform X2, which gives rise to METKPFLILFFTLILVVLHRKPSQSLSIANELILRNNPSIDRSHFNASNHFHKAKVHPQQGMKESDRIHRLPGQPDVKFKQYGGYVTVNQTAGRAFFYYFAEAQNSDKPLPLLLWLNGGPGCSSLAYGAMQELGPFRVQSDGKTLYTNKFAWNYAANVLFLESPAGVGFSYSNTTRDMVTGGDTTTAIDNYVFLLNWLERFPEYKNRKFYIAGESYAGHYVPQLAHTILHHNQMANRNIINLKGILIGNAVINDETDEKGMYEFFSSHALISDNTFNNIMTFCDFLPNSSEKSKKCSQALEEADDNVGSIDIYNIYAPLCTNSSITQKPKKTSGMSTIDPCSDYYVHAYLNRPEVQQALHANVTKLNYDWEACSDVLKKWLDSPSTVIPLLEEFMSSGLRVWIFRFW